The genomic stretch GTGGTGGCGATGAAGGTCGATTCCACAAGGCTCAGGGCCACTGCTCCGGATTGGAACTCCGCCCCGATGGCGGGCAGGGCCACGGCCACGCCCGAGAGCATGAAGGGCAGGGCGAACTGGGTCGAGGTGATGGCGTAGAGGATCAGATGCCTGCGTTCGCGGTCGGTCATAGGGCCTCCTCCTCCAGCGCCAGCTCCACATTGCGGATGATCCGTTCGAGCAGCAGCAGGGCCGCGTCGCGCTCCTGCGCGGAAAACCCGGCGAGCAGCATCTCGTTGTGCCGGTTCAAAGCGTCCAGCAGGCGCGGAAGCAGGGCCTCGCCGGCCGCCGTGGGATGCACGCACTTGTCCCGGCGGCAATCCGGGTTCTCTTCCCGGCGGATCAGCCCCTTGTCTTCCAGAATGTGCAGCGCGCGGGCAATGGCCGCCGCATCGACGTGCAATTCCCGCGCGAGATCCTTCTGGCTTCTGCCGGGATCATGCAGAACTTCCATGATCACCGGAAGCTGACCGCGCGTAACGCCTGTGGGCTGGAAGAGGCGGTCGCCGAGCTTGGCGTTGGCCCGGAACAATCTTCCGATCCGGTATCCTGCTGATTGGGAACGATGTTTTGTGAGAAACTGCATGAAGCCCTCGTTTGGTGACTCGTCAATTGTTGACGCGTCAACTAACGCCGCGCAAGAAAAAGTTCAAGAGGCGGATGCCTCCTCAGGGTTGGTTGCGTTTGGGCGCGTAGAAGGAGTTGTAGATCAGCGTCAGGAGCAGGGCGTAGATCGCGGCGCAGACTCCGAGCACGGCATTGTAGTAGACGGGGGCCGTCAGCGCCAGCCGGATGAAGAGCGTGGCCAGGGCGAATCCGGAGTTGCGGAAAACGGCCCGGAAGTGGGGCAGGAAGCGCTGGGCGATGAGCACGAGCAGGATGTCGGAAAAGACGAGCACCGTATAGAAGGCCGGGAAGAACTCTGGGGTGGGCAGGCCCTGGAAGTACAGCACGATGTGGTGGAGGGCGAGTCCGACGAAGATGACGAGCAGGCCCAGGGCCACGAGTTTTTTGGAAGAGACGAAGTGGAAGATGGCTTCGCCCTTTTTGAACTCCTCGTCCGGGCGCTGGAGCGTACGGTAGATGCCGAGCAGGGTGAAGATCGCCAGTGCGCCCGCGCCGTCCGCGGCGATGCGCAGCACGAGATCCTCGTTGCCCACCACCTGGATGGGTTCGGGAAAGGAGGCCAGGAGCTTGAAGGCTCCCCGGAGCAGGATCAGGGCCAGGATTTCAAACTGTTTGCCCACGGCCTTGGAGATGGAGCAGGGCAGGGTGAAGATCAGGCTGATGACCTCGATGACCAGCACGAGTCCGAAGGCGATGTGCACCGCCTCGAAGTGGCTGGTGTAGGGAAACCAGCCCAGCCAGGTCGGGGCCAAGCCCATTCGGTTGAGTTCGATCAACAGCAGGCAGGACACGAAAACGGCCACGAGTCCGGCGGCGACGCGCTTCTGCGTGCGCTCCCTGTCCCAGAAGTGGTGCAGGGGGTCGAAGAGAAAAGTGGTCAGCGTGAAGATCCGATCCATGATGTATTCCTCGTGCCCGGTTCGTCGTTCTTTGCCGCGCAGGGCCGGAGGCGGGCGTCAGATTTCGAAGAGCATTTCCAAGTCGTCCCGTGTCAGGGACTTGAGCGCGGACTGGCCGGGAATGATGGCCTCGGCCACATCCTTCTTCTGCTCCTGGAGCTTGAGGATCTTTTCTTCCACGGTGTTCTGGCAGATCATCTTGTAGGCGAAGACCTGCCGCTTCTGTCCGATGCGGTGCGTGCGGTCCGTGGCCTGGTTTTCCACGGCGGGGTTCCACCACGGGTCGTAATGGATCACGTAGTCCGCGGAGGTCAGGTTCAGACCCGTGCCGCCCGCCTTGAGCGAGATCAGGAAGATCGGGATGTTCGGATCGTCGTTGAAGCGGTCCACCTGCTCGAAGCGGTCTTTGCTCGCGCCGTCGAGGTAGGTGAAC from Paucidesulfovibrio longus DSM 6739 encodes the following:
- a CDS encoding MarR family winged helix-turn-helix transcriptional regulator, translating into MQFLTKHRSQSAGYRIGRLFRANAKLGDRLFQPTGVTRGQLPVIMEVLHDPGRSQKDLARELHVDAAAIARALHILEDKGLIRREENPDCRRDKCVHPTAAGEALLPRLLDALNRHNEMLLAGFSAQERDAALLLLERIIRNVELALEEEAL
- a CDS encoding single stranded DNA-binding domain-containing protein produces the protein MDRIFTLTTFLFDPLHHFWDRERTQKRVAAGLVAVFVSCLLLIELNRMGLAPTWLGWFPYTSHFEAVHIAFGLVLVIEVISLIFTLPCSISKAVGKQFEILALILLRGAFKLLASFPEPIQVVGNEDLVLRIAADGAGALAIFTLLGIYRTLQRPDEEFKKGEAIFHFVSSKKLVALGLLVIFVGLALHHIVLYFQGLPTPEFFPAFYTVLVFSDILLVLIAQRFLPHFRAVFRNSGFALATLFIRLALTAPVYYNAVLGVCAAIYALLLTLIYNSFYAPKRNQP